The Gemmatimonadales bacterium genomic interval GCGGAGTCACCACCGTGGTAGGACTGCTGGGCACCGATGACGCGGTGCGGACGACCGCGGAGCTGGTCACGGTGGCGCGCGGCCTCAACGCCGAAGGGCTCACGGCCTACTGCCTGACCGGCGGATATCATCTCCCTCCGACGACGGTGACCGGCAGCGTCCGGCTCGATATCGTCCTCATCGATCTCATTCTCGGCGTGGGCGAGGTGGCGATCAGCGATCATCGCTCCAGCCAGCCCATCCTGGACGACCTGCTGCGCGTTGCCGGTGAGGCGCACGTCGGCGGGCTCATGGCGAACAAGGCGGGGATCGTCCACCTGCACGTGGGCAACGGCGCACGCGGACTCGAGCTGGTGCGCCGAGCGCTCGGATGCAGCGAGCTGCCGGCCGGCGTGTTCAATCCGACCCACGTGAACCGGCGGAAGGCCCTCTTCGACGAGGCGCTGGCACTGGCGGAGCGCGGCTGCACCATCGACATGACCGCCTTCCCAGTCGAGGAGGGCGAGGATGCCTGGCCGGCCGCGGAGGCGCTGCTCAGATACCTGGACGCCGAGCTTCCGGCCAATCGAGTCACCGTGAGCTCGGACGGCGGTGGCTGCTTCCCGACGTTCGACGGTGAAGGCCGAGTGGTGACGTTCGACGTGGGGCGCCCCTCCGCGCTGGGAGACACGCTGACGGAGCTGCTGGCCGGCGGGCAGGCGCTCGAGCGGGTGCTGCCGGCGTTCACCAGCAATCCGGCCGGGCTGCTGCGGCTGCCCCGCAAGGGCCGGCTCACCGCCGGCTCGGACGCCGATCTGGTGGTGCTGGACCGGGAGCATCGGCCGGCGGACGTCATGGCGCGGGGCCGCTGGCATGTACGTGACGGCACGCCGGCGGTCCGGGGGACGTTCGAGTGGCTCGAGGGCCGCTAGCGTTGGAATCGCCGCGGGGCTACATCATTCCGGTCGGCGGGGCCGAGGAGAAGATTGGCGACGTCGAGATCCTGCGCCGGTTTTCCACTATCTGCGGCGGCGGCGACTGCCGGATCGCGATCATCCCCACCGCATCGGAGCTGAGCGACACCGGGCTCCGCTACGAGCAGATCTTCACCAGCCTGGGCGTGGGGGAGGCGCGGGAGATCCCGATCGCCAGCCGGTCCGACTGCGAGCGCCGGGAGTGGCTCGACCTGCTGGATCAGGTGAACGGCGTCTTCCTGACCGGCGGGAACCAGCTCCGGCTGAGCACCATGATCGGCGGCACCGAAGTAGCCAAGGCGTTGCGGCGGCGGAACCGCGAAGGGATGCACGTGGCCGGCACGTCGGCCGGGGCGGCGTTCCTCTGCGAGCACATGATCGCGTTCGGAAAGGAAGGGTCGCTGCCCCGGTCCAAGATCGTCACCCTGGCGCCGGGGCTGGGACTCACCAACCGGGTGCTGATCGACCAGCATTTCCGCCAGCGGGACCGGCTGGGGCGGCTGCTCACGGCGCTGGCGTACAATCCGTTCGCCATCGGGATCGGGCTGGACGAGAACACCGCCGCGTTCATCGGTCCCGACGAGACACTCGAGGTCGTGGGTGGTGGGGCGCTCACCATCGTGGACCCCTCAGAGCTGGAGTTCTCCTCCATGGCGCGGGTCCGCAAGAACGATCCCATCTGTCTGATCGGCCTTCGCTTGCACATTCTCGACCAGGGCTCGACGTTCAACCTGCAGACCCGGGCGGCGGCGGCGGCGCCGATCATCGCCAAGCGGGTCTAGAAGGGTCGTGAGGTCCGATGCGCATACTGGATAGAGCGGTCTACGTGGGCCCCAGCCTCTATGCCCACTTTCCGGTGATCCGGCTGGAGCTGGATCTCGGCGAGCTGGAGGAATGGCCGTCGGGGAAGCTGGGGCCGGCGTTCACCGACGCGCTGGTGGCCGCCTTGCCGGGTCTGCAGGAGCACGGCTGCTCCTACGGGGAGCCGGGCGGGTTCATCCGCCGGCTCACCGAGGGCGAAGGCACCTGGATGGGCCACATTCTGGAGCACGTGGCGATCGAGCTGCAGAACGTGGCCGGCGAGCCGGTGACGTTCGGAAAGACCCGGTCCCAGGGTGCCCCGGGCCACTACCACGTGGTCTACCAGTACGAGCAGGAGGACGTGGGCCTCGAGGCCGGACACCTCGGGATCACCCTGCTCCACTCGCTGCTGCCCCCCGCCCTCCGGCCCGAGGGCTCGGTCCCGGCGGGGTTCGACTTTCCGGCCGAGCGGGACGAGTTCATCCGCTTTGCCCAGCGGCGGGCGCTGGGTCCGAGCACCATGTCGCTGGTGCGGGCGGCGGAGGAGAGGCGGATCCCCTGGATCCGGCTCAACGAGCAGAGCCTCATCCAGTTCGGGCATGGACGCTTCCAGCAGCGGATCCAAGCCACCGTCACCAGCCGTACGCCGCACATCGCCGTGGAGCTCGCCTCCGACAAGGAGGAGACCAACCGGCTGCTGGCCAACCTTGGCCTGCCGGTGCCGCGCCAGCGGCTGGTGCAGCGGGTGAACGACGCCGTATCCGCGGCGGAGCAGATCGGCTACCCGGTGGTGGTGAAGCCGTACAACGCCAATCACGGCCGGGGGATCTCGATCCACCTGACCACCGAGACCCAGGTGCGCGACGCGTTCGAGCTGGCGCGGGAGCACAGCCGCAGCGTGATCGTGGAGAGCTTCATCACCGGCGAGGACCACCGGATGCTGGTGATCAACGGCGAGCTGGTGGCGGTCTCCAAGCGGGTGCCGGGACACGTGGTGGGCGATGGGGTGCACACGGTCGAAGAGCTGGTAGAGGAGGTGAACCGCGACCCGCGCCGCGGCATCGGCCACGAGAAGGTGCTCACCCGGCTGGTGTTCGACCACCAGGCAGACACCCTGCTCGCCGGGCGAGGCTATACCCGCGAGACGGTGCCCGCCGATGGTGAGCGGGTCTTTCTCCGGTCGACCGGCAACCTCTCCACCGGCGGGACGGCCACCGATCTCACCGACGTGGTCCATCCCGACAACATCGGGATGGCGGTCCGCGCCGTCCGGGCCATCGGGCTCGACGTTGGCGGGGTGGACTTCCTCACCAGCGACATCACCGAATCGTACAAGGACGTGGGCGGCGCGATCTGCGAGGTGAATGCGGCGCCCGGCTTCCGCATGCACATGGCGCCGAGCGAGGGACGGCCGCGCGACGTGGCGGGACCGGTGATGGACATGCTGTTCCCGCCGGGGACGCCGAGCCGGATCCCCATCGCGGCGGTGACGGGGACCAACGGCAAGACCACCACCGCCAGGATGCTGGCCCACATCCAGAAGCTGGCGGGCCACCACGTGGGACTCACCTCGACCGACGGGGTGTACATCGACGGGCAGCGCACCGTCGCCGGCGACATGACCGGCCCGGTGGCCACCCGCATGGTGCTGAGCGATCCGGGCGTCGACGTGGCGGTGCTGGAGATCGCCCGGGGCGGGCTGCTGCGTGCCGGCATGGGGGTGCGGCACTGCGACGTGGGTGCCGTGCTCAACGTCAAGTCCGACCACCTGGGACTCCGTGGAGTGGGCACGCTGGCGGAGCTGGCCAAGGTCAAGCGGATCGTGGTGGAAGTGGCGCGGGACACCGCCATCCTCAATGCCGACGACCCGCTCTGTCTGGCGATGGCGGACTACACCGAGGCGAAGCACCTCTGCTACGTGACCATGGACCCCACCCACGGCCTGGTGGGCGAGCACATCAAGGCGGGCGGCCGGGGCGTGGTGCGTGAGTCGGGCATCAAGGGCGAGATGATCACCATCTACGACCGCGGCGCGCACATCCCGCTCCTGTGGACCCATCTGATCCCGGCCACACTGGAGGGCCGCGCCCTGCACAACGTGCAGAACGCGATGTTCGCGGCCGCGATGGCCTTCAGCATGGGACTCAAGCTGGAGGACATCCGGCACGGCCTCCGGACGTTCGATACCACGTTCTTCCAGGCCCCCGGCCGGATGAATATCTTCGACGAGCACCCGTTCAAGGTGATCCTGGATTACGGGCACAACGCCGCCGCGGTGGAGGTGATGTGCCAGCTGGTGTCGAGGCTCGAGGTGAGCGGACAGCGGATCTGCGTGCTGGCAGCGCCGGGCGACCGACGGGACGAGGACATCGTGGAGGTCGGACGGATCGCCGCGGGACACTTCGATCGCTACATCGTCCGCCGGGACGACCATCTGCGGGGCCGGGGACCGGAAGAGGTGCCCCACCTGCTGCGGGACACGCTGCTCCAGGCCGGGGTTGCCGCCGAGCGGATCGCGGTGATCCCCGACGAGCAGGCCGCGATCGACGCCGCGCTCCGCGAGGCTCAGCCCGGCGACCTGGTACTGATTTTCGCCGATGCCGTCACCCGGAGCTGGAAGCAGGTGATCCAGTTCCGCCCCGAGGCACCCAACCGGCCGATCGACCGGACCAGGGCGGCGGTGGCCGAGCCGGTGGCGGTCCCCGCGGCTCCGAGCCCGGTGCCCGCACCGGGCGAAGATGGCCGGCGGGAGTTCGTCCGCGACGGCCGGGGAGTGCGGCTCGCGCGCGAGGAGCAGGCGGACTGACGGCTCCCCGCCCCGGCGATGACCTTCCTCGATTCGCGCAGACTCACCGGACCGGGACTGCTCCTCGATGGTCCCGGCGCCATTCTCGAAATTCAACTGGATGACCCGCAGCGTTCCCTCGCCCTGGCTGCCTGGCGACGGGCGGCGCGGCGCATGCTCGATGCCGTCGGATGGTCGGGCGAAACGCTCGCGACCAGGATCTTCGCCGGAGGCGCGAGTCTCGCGCTGAGCGCCCCGGCTGACGCGCTGTACGCCGCCACCGAGGTGAACGAGTGGGCCTGGGCGGCAGCAGAGGCGGAAATTCAGGGCGGCCCCGAGCCGGACTTCGTCGCAGCGGCGGATCGTATCCGCGCGGCCATCCGGGAGGAGCAGTGTCCCGCGCTGCTCGCCCTGCGCGACGCGGCACGGGCCCGCGGTCTCACGTTCCTGAGCGACGAGGAGGGCGTGTCGGTGGGCGCAGGCACCGGCGCGCTGGTCTGGCCGCTCGATCGCCTGCCGGAACCCGGAGCGGTGGATTGGGATCGGGTGCACGAGATTCCCACTGCCCTGGTCACCGGCTCCAACGGAAAAACCACCGTAGTGCGGCTGCTCGCGGCCATGGTGGCTGAGACCGGGCAGATCACCGGAACCACCTCGACCGACGCGGTGACCGTGGGCCGCGTGACGATCGCCCAAGGGGACTATTCCGGGCCGGAAGGTGCCCGGATGCTGCTGCGCCGGCCGGAAGTGGAGGCGGCCGTCCTGGAGACCGCGCGGGGCGGACTGCTTCGTCGCGGGCTCACGGTCGAGCGGGCCGACGTGGCGGTGGTGACCAACATCGCGAGCGACCATCTCGGCGAGTTCGGGGTGCAGGACCTCGGCGCCCTGGCGGAGACCAAGCTGCTGGTGACTCGCGCGGTGGGGCCGGAAGGCGGGGTGGTGCTCAACGCCGACGATCCGGTGCTGGTCGTCGGCGCGGCGACTGTGCAGGCGCCGGTCATCTGGTTCTCGCTCGAGCCCGACCGACCCACGTTACTGAGGCACATTCGGGCCGGCGGCGCCGCCGCGGTGTGCGCCGGCGACGACCTGCTGCTCGCCACGGGTGACACGCTGTATGTGGTCGGGGCGATCTCGGACCTGCCGATGGCGCAGGGCGGGGCCGCCAGACACAACGTCGCCAACGCGCTCGCGGCGATGGCGGCCGCGCAGGTGCTGGGTGTTCCGGTGGAGGTGATGGGGCGGGTCCTGCGGCGCTTCGGGGGCAACGCCGAGGACAATCCGGGACGAGCCAACGTGATGGAGCTGGGTGGTGTAGTGGTGGTGATCGATTTCGCCCACAATCCGCATGGTGTGGCCGCGCTGGTCCGGATGGCGGCCTCGTTTCCGGCACGCCGCCGCCTGCTGCTGCTGGGTCAGGCGGGCGACCGGAGCGATGCGGACCTGAGCGGGCTGGCCAGGGCAGCCGTGGCGTTCGAGCCCGACCGGATCGTGCTCAAGGAGATGGAGCACTACCGGCGGGGCCGGCAGCCAGGCGAGGTGCCCCGGATTCTGGCGGATGAGCTTCAGCAGCTGGGCTTTCCGGCCGGCGCCATCGCCCAGGCGGGCAGCGAGCTGGACGGCGTGCGCGAGGCTTTGAGCTGGGCGCGTGCCGGAGATCTGCTGCTGCTCACGGTGCATGAAGACCGAGCAGCGGTGGTCGGTCTGCTGGAGCGGCTGCGGGCGGAGGGGTGGCGGGCGGGGGAGGCCGTTCCGGGTTAGGGCAGCCGCACCCGCCGGGTCAGCCGAGCGAGATAGTGACCGTACTCGTCCGGGGGACTGATGATCTCGCACTGCCAGCCTGTCTCATCCGCATGCCTTCCGAGCGTCTCCTGATCGACGTAGAGCTGGGCGAACGGCGGGCCTTTCCGGCCGCCGAACTCGAGCTGGAAGTGGAGCTCGCCGATGTAGCGGCCGTCGGCCCGGCGCAGTGAGCCGGTCCGGCCTGCCTCGGGGTCCATCCGCACGCGGACATCGGTCGAATCGGCGATGAGCTGTCCGTCCGGCCGAACCAGGCGCCGCATCTTTCGGAGGAATCGCGGCAGACCCGCCAGCGTCTCGGCCAGGCCGAAGCCGTTCATCAGCACCAGCACGGTGTCGTAGGGCCGGGCGACGAGATCGGCCCAGGTGGACTGCCGGACGTCCCGGACCCCCCGGTCGCGGAGGATCTGGACCAGCTCGGGCACCGCCTCGATGGCGGTGACCTCGAGGCCCCGGGCCTGGAGCGCCAGGCTGTGACAGCCGGAGCCGGCGCCCACATCCAGCACCCGGCCGCGGCAGCGCTCCAGCGCGAGCCGCTCGTAGGCGGGGAACTCCGCCGGCTCGCGGAAGAAGTAGGCGACCGGGACCTCGTCGCGCTCGTAGTCGTCGTAGACCACGATGGCGGCGTCCCGCTGGCCCTGGTGGAAGGCCCGCATCGCGGCGCCGTGCGGCGCCCAGGCGCTCTGATCCATCGGGGGAATCTAACGGCCGATCCCCCGTGGTATCTTCCGGCTGACAGATCTCATCTTCCGAGGACTCGCAGGGTTGCCAAAGCCGCTGGACCTTCCTTCGCGACAGCGACCCTGGATCTCCCTGGTGGTGAGCGCGGCGGTGCATGCGCTGCTGCTGGCCCTGGCCGTGCGGTTCTCCCGTGCGCCCGTGGCGGAGCCACCGAAGGACCAGGCGGAGGCCCGAGACGAGCCACAGCGCCAGGTGGAGATGGTGTACCTGCAGCCTCCACCACCCACCCCGCCCAAAGCGACACCACCGCCGCCGGCTCCGAAGCCCCCGCCCGCACCTCCCGCGCAGACTCCGCCCCCGCAGCCGCGTCCGCAAGCCGTGGCGCCGCCGCCGAAAGAGGCCCAGACCAGGCCCGAGCCTGACGCGAACGCCCCGCCGGAAGCCAAGCGCACCGAAGGCGAGGAACCGACCGACGCGGAGAAGCCGCCGGGCGGCGCTCCGGACGCGCCCGAGGCGACGATGGAGTCCGAGGCACGACGCATCTTCGGTCGCCAGCACCGGGGTCCCGCACCGGGCGCCGGGCCGCGCGCCAGCCGGCCGATGGAGGCATACCTCCCGGACCATCCCGAGAAGTGTATTCCGCAGCAGCCGCCGGCCGCGGATTCCGCCGGACCGACGCAGTTCGGAGTGGTGACGGGGCGGATCTACCGGCAGGACAACGGCCGCCCTCTGGTGGGCGCGCACCTGCAGATGCTCGGGACTCCCTACGTGACCTTCACCGACCAAGTCGGGGAGTACCGGTTCCGGTTCGACCTGTCGCTGGTGGACAACTGCCGCACCCAGTACGTCAGGGTCACGGCGTCGGGATACGAGTCGCGCCTGCTGGTGCTGGTGGTGGGGCCCAACGTTCGGAGCGAGGACGTGCTGCTGAAAAAGAGGTAGCCTGGCGCTTCAGGACCCGTGGCGGATGAGCGCCAGCACCAGCCCGCTGCCGGCAAGGACCAGCGCCGCGGCGACCCCGTACCAGAGCGTCCGCCAGCGGGCTCCCGCCGTGGCCCGCATCGACTCCAGCGCGGTGGACTGACTGCTGCCGAGCTGCTCGACGGCTCGGCGCTGGCGGCGCTCCATGTCCTCGAGCCGCTCCGCCAGGAGACCGAGCTCCGCCCGGAGCTCCTCCTGTCCCTCCACCATGCGCTCGAGGACGCCGGGCACCGGCGGCGCGCCCGCATCCTCGAACAGCGACTGCTGCATCACCGCCTGGCTGGCGATGACCTCATCCATACCCTGAACGAAGTGGCGCTGGTGGATCCGCTTGCCCGCGTCCGGGCCGGGCTCGGTGGTGGCGAGCTGGGCGGCCTTGAGTACGGCATTCTTGATGTCGCCGCCGCTCCGGGGATAGGACTCCGCCAGGGCGTGGAAATCGACGTCATCGGCCAAGGGGGTCTTTCGGGCGTGCAGTTGCACCCGCCAGATCCGCTCGCGCTCCTCCAGATTGGGCATCTCGAACAGGATGTGGGTGCGGATCCGGCGCTCGAACGCCGGGTCCATGTTGGCGGCCAGGTTGGTGGCGAAGATGACCACGCCGGGAAAGCTCTCCAGCTCGTGCAGGAGCACGTTCACCACGGCGTTGGCCTCGCGCTCGTAGGCGGCCGCGAGACTGGTGAAGCGCCGGCCGGCGATGGCGTCCGCCTCGTCGAAGAAGAGCACTGCGTCCTGCCGGTCGGCGGCACGAAACACCGCCGCGACGTGCTTGGCGGTCTGTCCCACCCAGCGGGACTCGAGCTCCGCGTAGCGCACCACCAGCAGCTTCTTTTCCAGCGTATTGGCCAGCGCCTCCGCGCAAACGGTCTTTCCGGTGCCGGGCGGCCCCGCGAAATGGAAGGCGAGACCCAGGCCAGTGGTGTGCCGCTCGGCGAGTCCCCACTGGCGGAAGATCAGATCGTGCTTTCGGACCAGGGCGAGCGCGTTGTTGAGCGCCCGAAGGGTGGTCGCCGGGAGCACGACGTCGTCGAACGTTCGCCGGGGGACGAGCGCCTCGACCAGGTCACGGGCGGGCGCGCCGAAGAAGAGATCGCGAATTGAATCGGCCATGGCTTAAAGATACGGCTATTCCCGGATCTGCGGCCGCCGGCTTTCGGCCTGAGCGGTGGAGCCGCCGGTGACCCGATCCCAGGCGTCGCGCACCGCGTCCTTGATCTCCTCCCACACCGACGGCGCCTCACCCCGGTGCTCGTAGCGCTCCCAGCCCGCCCGCAGGTCGGGCTCGGCCTCGTCCCACCGGCGGCCCAGGCCGTGGACCCCCGCCTCAAAGCCGTAGCGATACGCGGGACGGAAGCGATCGTAGTAGTCGGGCCCGATGGCATAGGGCCGGCTGCTGAAGTTCTCGAACCAGTAGTTGTCCTCGGTCTCCCAGGAGGCCTGCCAGTTGGCGGATTCAGCGGGGGAGACGCGGTCGAAGGCGTTGGGATCGCTCATGGTGGTACCCTCGTCGAAGGGATGCTTAAGATCGGCACACGGTACATTCCATCACGGACGTTGGTGATCTCATTCCTGGGGAGGCGCCGCCGGGTGATCGTGATGGACCGGGAGAACTATGTCGCGCGCGGCTGGTCGCACGTCCTCTCGACCACCGGCGACGTGCAGGAGCTCGAGACGTTCCGCAAACGGGTCGGAGCTCCGCCCCAGGCGCTGCATCTGGAGAACCGTCGCTGGCCCCACCTCGATCTCAAGCTCGAGCCGCGCGACCGGGCACTCGCCGCATCGGACGTCCGGGTGTTCGAGCGCACCTCCGAGATGCTTCGCTACCTCAAGTCGCTCACGCCTGCACCGAAATAGGGCCCGGGGTCGGCGGCTCGGGCGGGACCAGCAGCCAGGGCGCCCAGTCCGGCACCTGGGTGGGATGAGCCGAGTCCGGGGTTGGAGGCGTCGCGGGCGGCGAGGTCTCTTCTCGCATAGCCGGCGGCGCGGAATCGGGGGCGCTCGGCGGTGTCGCCTGCAGCGTGTCGCTCGGGAGGGTCGGGGCAAGCTCCGGCGTGGGACCGGATCGGCTCCGTGGTGCATAGTTGGCCTGCAGCGTGTCGCTCGGAAGCGTGGGCGCGGCCTGCGCGTCGACCGCGCGGGCTCCGCCCAGGGCGGACCCTAAGACAAGCAGGGACAGCAGAACGATCCGCATACGTCGCTCCCGGTGGGGGTGACAGGCCATGCTCACTCTCCATGTTCGGCATTCGCGGTGCCGGCCGCGCCGATCCAGGTCCGCCGGCGAGTGTGACCCGCGACACAATCAGAACCGCAGGTGGGCTGCATTCTGGGAGCCGCGGATCGGCGCACAGGCGCGCACGGTATCGGGAGGAATCAGGATGACACGCAGACTGTTGGGCCGGGTTCGCGAGGCGGTCCAGCGCTGGCCGGTAGCCCGACAGTTGAGAGGTGCGGACGGCGATGCCGCCGTGAGCGACCGGACGCGCGGACTCCATTCGCGTCTCCAGGGGACCACGGCGGTGACCAGCATCTGCCCCTATTGTGCCGTGGGCTGCAGTACCCTGGTGCACGTGCGGGAGGGCCAGGTGGTGGACATCGAGGGAAACCCGGCCAGCCCCATCAACCACGGCGCGCTCTGTCCCAAGGGCGCGGGCACCTTCCAGTACACCGTCAATCCCAACCGGCTGACCAGGGTGCTCTATCGGCGGCCTTACGGTACCGAGTGGGAGTCGGTGGACCTCGACTGGGCCATGGAGCGGATCGAGCAGCGGTTCCGCGAGAGCCGGGAACGCACCTGGCGCGATCAGGACGAGAAGGGGCAGCCGCTGCGGCACACCGCCGGGGTCGCCTTCCTCGGCGGGGCGGCGCTGGACAACGAGGAGAACTACCTCATCAAGAAGCTGTGCGTCGGCACCGGAGTGGTAGCGGTCGAGAACCAGGCTCGAATATGACACTCCTCCACAGTCCCCGGTCTGGGGACACCGTTGGGGCGCGGCGGCGCCAGCACGTTTCTCCGGGACCTCGAGAATAGCGACTGCCTGCTGATCATGGGCTCGAACTTCGCCGAGTGTCATCCGGTGGGGTTCCGCTTCGTGATGCTGGCGCGGGAGAAGGGCGCCGAGGTGATCCACGTCGATCCGCGCTTCAGCCGGACGTCGGCCTGTGCCACCAAGTACGTCCAGATCCGCGCGGGCAGCGATATCGCCTTCCTCGGCGGGCTGATACGCTACATCCTGGCCAGCGAGCCGTGGAACACCGATCCCTTCTTCAAGCAGTACGTGCGCCACTACACCAACGCGGCGACGCTCATCGAGAGCGAGTTCCAGGACGTCGAGGAGCTGGGCGGGATGTTCTCGGGCTGGCAGAAGGACCACTACTGCCCGGATACCTGGCAGTACAAGGGTCTCCAGCGGGTGATCAATCTCGCCGACCAACAGGAGGAGGTGTGCCGGATGAAGACCACCCAATCGTGGGGTCTCCATGCCGGCCGAACCATCGGCGACCCACCGCCGCAAGACGAGACGCTGGAGCACCCGCGCTGCGTGCTGCAGCTGCTCAAGCGGCACTTCGAGCGGTACACCCCGGAGATGGTGGCCCGCGTCTGCGGCTGCCCGCCGGAGCAGGTGGCGGCCACGGCGGAGGCGCTGCTGCGGAACTCTGGCCGGGAGCGGACCTCGGCGGTGGCGTATGCGTTGGGCTGGACCCAGCATACCAACGGACCCCAGATCATCGCGTGCTCAGCTATCCTCCAGCTCCTGCTGGGCAACATCGGGCGGCCGGGAGGCGGGATTCAGCCGCTCCGGGGGCACGCCACCATCCAGGGGTCGACGGACATCCCCACACTGTACGACCTGCTGCCCGGCTACCTGCACATGCCCACTCACCTTGGCATCGATGCCGACCTGGACAGCTATGTCTGGAACGAGGGCGGAGCCACCGGACTCTGGGCATACGTTCGCGAATACATGGTCTCGCTGCTCAAGGCTTATTTCGGAGACGCGGCGACACCGGAGAACGAATTCGGATACCAGTTCCTGCCCCGGATCGACCGTGACTGCTCCCACCTCCCGATGTTCGTCGACATGCACGGCGGAGGTATCGAGGGGCTCTTCCTCATGGGACAGAACCCGGCGGTCGGCGGCCCCAACGCGAGCTTCCACCGAGCCGCCATGGGCAAGCTCAAGTGGCTGGTGGTGCGCGACCTCTTCCTGATGGAGAGCGCCACCTTCTGGCGCGATTCACCGGAAGCTCGCGCGGGGGAAACGCGGCCAGAGGATATCGGCACGGAGGTGTTCGTGCTGCCGGCGGCGAGCGTGGTGGAAAAGGATGGGAGCTTCACCAACACCCACCGCTTGGTCCAGTGGCACGACAAGGCCGTCGAGGCCCCCGGCGATGCCCGGTCCGATGCGTGGTTCATTCACCACCTGGCACTCCGGCTCAAGCGGTCGTACGCCGGCTCGACCGAGCCGAAGGACCGGCCCGTCCAGGCGCTCACGTGGGACTACCCGACGGAGGGGCCGCACCAGGAGCCGATCATCGAGTATGTCCTGCGGGAGATCAACGGCTACACCTGGGCGCCGACCTGGGAGGGCAGGCGCCAGCTCACGTCCAGGGTCGATCTCAAGAGCGACGGCTCTACCGCCTGCGGCTGCTGGATCTACCTCGGCGTCTGTACCGACAGCAACCGAGCCCGCGCGCGGGAAGCGGACGACTACGTCTCGCCGGGATGGGGGTTCGCCTGGCCGGGCAACGTTCGCCTGCTCTACAACCGGGCGTCGGCCGATCCGGAGGGCCGGCCCTGGTCGGAGCGGAAGAAATACCTCTGGTGGGACCCGGCCAAGAACGAGTGGACTGGGAGCGACATGCCGGACTTCGATCCCAATAAGCCGCCGGGCGACCGGGGCGACCTGCCGGCCGGCGGCCTGGCGGCGCTTCCGGGCGACGCTCCGTTCCTGATGAAGCCGGATGGCCGGGCCTGGCTCTTCTTCCCCAACGGCATGAAGGACGGGCCGCTGCCGACCCACTACGAGCCATGGGAGACGCCGGTCGAGAACGCGCTCTATCCCCGGCAGCGGCAGAACCCGCAGACCAAGCACTGGGACATCCCGGGCAACCGCTACCACAAGGTCGGGGACCCGGCGTTTCCCTACGTGCTCACCACCTACCGGCTGACGGAGCATCACACGGCCGGGACCATGACCCGGTTCAACAGTTGGCTCGCCGAGCTGCAGCCGGAGGCATTCGTGGAGCTGAGCCCCGAGCTCGCGACGGAGCATGGGATCACCCAGGGTGACTGGCTCACGGTGGTCACCGCGCGTGGAGAGGCGGAAGCCCGGGCACTGATC includes:
- the iadA gene encoding beta-aspartyl-peptidase, encoding MIHLLRNAELYDPEPRGRAHLLVAGERVAWVGTDVPALPASLGVTEHDLEGRRVIPGLIDGHVHLTGGGGEAGPNTRVPPLGLSRMTSGGVTTVVGLLGTDDAVRTTAELVTVARGLNAEGLTAYCLTGGYHLPPTTVTGSVRLDIVLIDLILGVGEVAISDHRSSQPILDDLLRVAGEAHVGGLMANKAGIVHLHVGNGARGLELVRRALGCSELPAGVFNPTHVNRRKALFDEALALAERGCTIDMTAFPVEEGEDAWPAAEALLRYLDAELPANRVTVSSDGGGCFPTFDGEGRVVTFDVGRPSALGDTLTELLAGGQALERVLPAFTSNPAGLLRLPRKGRLTAGSDADLVVLDREHRPADVMARGRWHVRDGTPAVRGTFEWLEGR
- a CDS encoding cyanophycinase translates to MESPRGYIIPVGGAEEKIGDVEILRRFSTICGGGDCRIAIIPTASELSDTGLRYEQIFTSLGVGEAREIPIASRSDCERREWLDLLDQVNGVFLTGGNQLRLSTMIGGTEVAKALRRRNREGMHVAGTSAGAAFLCEHMIAFGKEGSLPRSKIVTLAPGLGLTNRVLIDQHFRQRDRLGRLLTALAYNPFAIGIGLDENTAAFIGPDETLEVVGGGALTIVDPSELEFSSMARVRKNDPICLIGLRLHILDQGSTFNLQTRAAAAAPIIAKRV
- the cphA gene encoding cyanophycin synthetase — encoded protein: MRILDRAVYVGPSLYAHFPVIRLELDLGELEEWPSGKLGPAFTDALVAALPGLQEHGCSYGEPGGFIRRLTEGEGTWMGHILEHVAIELQNVAGEPVTFGKTRSQGAPGHYHVVYQYEQEDVGLEAGHLGITLLHSLLPPALRPEGSVPAGFDFPAERDEFIRFAQRRALGPSTMSLVRAAEERRIPWIRLNEQSLIQFGHGRFQQRIQATVTSRTPHIAVELASDKEETNRLLANLGLPVPRQRLVQRVNDAVSAAEQIGYPVVVKPYNANHGRGISIHLTTETQVRDAFELAREHSRSVIVESFITGEDHRMLVINGELVAVSKRVPGHVVGDGVHTVEELVEEVNRDPRRGIGHEKVLTRLVFDHQADTLLAGRGYTRETVPADGERVFLRSTGNLSTGGTATDLTDVVHPDNIGMAVRAVRAIGLDVGGVDFLTSDITESYKDVGGAICEVNAAPGFRMHMAPSEGRPRDVAGPVMDMLFPPGTPSRIPIAAVTGTNGKTTTARMLAHIQKLAGHHVGLTSTDGVYIDGQRTVAGDMTGPVATRMVLSDPGVDVAVLEIARGGLLRAGMGVRHCDVGAVLNVKSDHLGLRGVGTLAELAKVKRIVVEVARDTAILNADDPLCLAMADYTEAKHLCYVTMDPTHGLVGEHIKAGGRGVVRESGIKGEMITIYDRGAHIPLLWTHLIPATLEGRALHNVQNAMFAAAMAFSMGLKLEDIRHGLRTFDTTFFQAPGRMNIFDEHPFKVILDYGHNAAAVEVMCQLVSRLEVSGQRICVLAAPGDRRDEDIVEVGRIAAGHFDRYIVRRDDHLRGRGPEEVPHLLRDTLLQAGVAAERIAVIPDEQAAIDAALREAQPGDLVLIFADAVTRSWKQVIQFRPEAPNRPIDRTRAAVAEPVAVPAAPSPVPAPGEDGRREFVRDGRGVRLAREEQAD
- a CDS encoding Mur ligase family protein translates to MTFLDSRRLTGPGLLLDGPGAILEIQLDDPQRSLALAAWRRAARRMLDAVGWSGETLATRIFAGGASLALSAPADALYAATEVNEWAWAAAEAEIQGGPEPDFVAAADRIRAAIREEQCPALLALRDAARARGLTFLSDEEGVSVGAGTGALVWPLDRLPEPGAVDWDRVHEIPTALVTGSNGKTTVVRLLAAMVAETGQITGTTSTDAVTVGRVTIAQGDYSGPEGARMLLRRPEVEAAVLETARGGLLRRGLTVERADVAVVTNIASDHLGEFGVQDLGALAETKLLVTRAVGPEGGVVLNADDPVLVVGAATVQAPVIWFSLEPDRPTLLRHIRAGGAAAVCAGDDLLLATGDTLYVVGAISDLPMAQGGAARHNVANALAAMAAAQVLGVPVEVMGRVLRRFGGNAEDNPGRANVMELGGVVVVIDFAHNPHGVAALVRMAASFPARRRLLLLGQAGDRSDADLSGLARAAVAFEPDRIVLKEMEHYRRGRQPGEVPRILADELQQLGFPAGAIAQAGSELDGVREALSWARAGDLLLLTVHEDRAAVVGLLERLRAEGWRAGEAVPG
- a CDS encoding class I SAM-dependent methyltransferase; protein product: MDQSAWAPHGAAMRAFHQGQRDAAIVVYDDYERDEVPVAYFFREPAEFPAYERLALERCRGRVLDVGAGSGCHSLALQARGLEVTAIEAVPELVQILRDRGVRDVRQSTWADLVARPYDTVLVLMNGFGLAETLAGLPRFLRKMRRLVRPDGQLIADSTDVRVRMDPEAGRTGSLRRADGRYIGELHFQLEFGGRKGPPFAQLYVDQETLGRHADETGWQCEIISPPDEYGHYLARLTRRVRLP